One region of Alcanivorax sediminis genomic DNA includes:
- a CDS encoding LPS-assembly lipoprotein LptE: MRVSANIVITLLLALILSACGWQLRGVTNQPNLETLTIKGASTKLRYTLEDQLEKQGVLTHNESPYLLVIDDEDWMRRTSAVDFQGRQAEIELRYTLYWHIQDRKSGALLTTPARLRAIRTLPWYPENATASSDEEDLVRDDLYEDMTIRLINQIATASQRWEPY; this comes from the coding sequence ATGAGGGTGTCTGCCAATATCGTGATTACCCTGCTACTGGCGCTGATACTCAGCGCCTGTGGCTGGCAGCTGCGCGGCGTGACCAACCAGCCCAATCTGGAAACCCTGACCATCAAGGGTGCCAGCACCAAGCTGCGTTACACCCTGGAAGACCAACTGGAAAAACAGGGCGTGCTCACACACAACGAATCCCCCTACCTGCTGGTCATTGATGACGAGGACTGGATGCGGCGTACCTCTGCCGTGGATTTCCAGGGTCGTCAGGCAGAAATCGAACTGCGCTATACGCTCTACTGGCATATCCAGGATCGCAAGAGTGGAGCCCTTCTCACTACGCCCGCCAGGCTGCGCGCCATTCGTACCCTGCCCTGGTATCCGGAAAACGCCACTGCCTCCTCTGATGAAGAAGATCTCGTGCGCGACGATCTCTATGAGGATATGACCATCCGGCTGATCAACC
- the leuS gene encoding leucine--tRNA ligase produces the protein MDAQYRPDQIEAQAQQFWEDNQSFKVTEEAGKEKFYCLSMFPYPSGRLHMGHVRNYSIGDVISRYQRMQGKNVLQPMGWDAFGLPAENAAIKNKVAPAKWTFENIDYMKGQLKRLGFGYDWDRELATCTPEYYRWEQWFFTKLYEKGLVYRKQSTVNWCPNDMTVLANEQVIDGCCWRCDSPVEQKNIPQWFIKITAYAEELLKDLDQLDGWPEQVKTMQRNWIGRSEGVELDFAIEGEAPLRVYTTRPDTLMGVSYVAVAAGHPLAQQAAAGNADIAAFVEECQHTKVAEADMATMEKKGIATGLTATHPISGEQVPVWIANFVLMGYGTGAVMAVPAHDQRDFEFAQKYGLPITQVIEPANGEAIDLDNEAFTEKGKLVNSGEFSGMTSAEAFDAIAAWLSERNLGEKKVNYRLRDWGVSRQRYWGAPIPMVETEDGELHPTPEDQLPVVLPTDVEMDGVNSPIKADPEWAKTTYNGQPALRETDTFDTFMESSWYYARYCCTQNDQAMLDPAAANYWLPVDQYVGGIEHAILHLLYSRFFHKLLRDTGLVNSDEPFKQLLCQGMVLKDGAKMSKSKGNTVDPQEMIEQYGADTVRLFIMFAAPPEQSLEWNDSGVEGASRFIKRLWRQVAEHVEGGLPGALNRDTLDDNAKALRRKTHETIQKVSDDFGRRHTFNTAIAAVMELINEVSRFEGDAAVKHEALEAAVLLLAPIIPHAAHALWQALGHDETVLTADWPSVDESALVKDSIELVVQVNGKVRAKLTVPANADKDSVETLAKDEPNVQKFIEGKTIRKVIVVPGKLVNIVAN, from the coding sequence ATGGACGCACAGTATCGCCCCGATCAAATCGAAGCCCAAGCCCAGCAGTTCTGGGAGGATAACCAAAGCTTCAAGGTCACCGAAGAGGCCGGCAAGGAAAAGTTCTATTGCCTGAGCATGTTCCCCTACCCTTCTGGCCGACTACACATGGGCCATGTGCGCAACTACAGCATCGGCGACGTGATCAGCCGCTACCAGCGCATGCAGGGCAAGAACGTGCTGCAACCCATGGGCTGGGACGCCTTCGGTCTGCCCGCCGAAAACGCGGCCATCAAGAACAAGGTGGCGCCCGCCAAATGGACCTTCGAAAACATCGATTACATGAAAGGCCAGCTCAAGCGTCTGGGCTTCGGTTACGACTGGGACCGCGAACTGGCCACCTGCACCCCGGAATACTATCGCTGGGAGCAGTGGTTCTTCACCAAGCTGTATGAAAAAGGGCTGGTGTACCGCAAGCAGTCCACCGTGAACTGGTGCCCCAATGACATGACCGTGCTGGCCAACGAGCAGGTCATCGATGGTTGCTGCTGGCGTTGTGATTCACCGGTAGAGCAAAAGAACATTCCGCAGTGGTTCATCAAGATCACTGCCTACGCAGAAGAGCTGCTTAAGGACCTGGATCAGCTGGATGGCTGGCCTGAGCAGGTCAAGACCATGCAGCGTAACTGGATCGGCCGCTCTGAAGGGGTGGAGTTGGACTTCGCGATCGAAGGCGAAGCACCGCTGCGGGTCTACACCACTCGCCCGGATACCCTGATGGGGGTGAGCTATGTGGCCGTGGCCGCAGGCCACCCGCTGGCACAGCAAGCTGCCGCAGGTAACGCAGACATTGCCGCCTTCGTGGAAGAGTGCCAGCACACCAAGGTCGCCGAAGCCGACATGGCCACCATGGAAAAGAAAGGCATCGCCACCGGCCTCACTGCGACTCACCCGATCAGCGGTGAGCAGGTACCGGTGTGGATCGCCAACTTCGTGCTGATGGGATATGGCACCGGTGCGGTCATGGCTGTGCCCGCCCATGATCAACGCGACTTTGAATTCGCGCAGAAATATGGTCTGCCGATCACTCAGGTGATTGAGCCTGCTAATGGTGAAGCCATCGACCTGGACAACGAGGCATTCACCGAAAAAGGCAAGCTGGTGAACTCCGGTGAATTCAGTGGCATGACCTCCGCCGAGGCCTTCGATGCGATTGCAGCCTGGTTGTCCGAACGCAATCTGGGCGAAAAGAAAGTGAATTACCGCCTGCGCGACTGGGGTGTGTCCCGTCAGCGTTACTGGGGCGCCCCGATCCCCATGGTGGAAACCGAGGACGGCGAGCTGCACCCCACCCCGGAAGACCAACTGCCAGTGGTACTGCCCACCGACGTGGAAATGGACGGCGTCAACAGCCCCATCAAGGCCGACCCGGAATGGGCCAAGACCACCTACAACGGTCAGCCCGCGCTACGCGAAACCGACACCTTCGATACGTTCATGGAGTCCAGCTGGTACTACGCCCGTTACTGCTGCACCCAGAATGATCAAGCCATGCTGGATCCGGCTGCCGCTAATTACTGGCTGCCGGTGGATCAGTATGTCGGCGGTATCGAGCATGCCATCCTGCACCTGCTCTACTCACGCTTCTTCCACAAGCTGCTGCGTGATACCGGCCTGGTGAATTCTGACGAACCGTTCAAGCAACTGTTGTGTCAGGGCATGGTGCTGAAAGACGGCGCCAAGATGTCCAAGTCCAAGGGCAACACCGTGGACCCGCAGGAAATGATTGAGCAGTACGGAGCCGACACCGTACGCCTGTTCATCATGTTTGCCGCGCCACCTGAACAATCCCTGGAATGGAATGACTCTGGTGTGGAAGGCGCCTCGCGCTTTATCAAGCGTCTGTGGCGGCAAGTAGCCGAGCATGTGGAAGGCGGCCTGCCTGGCGCCCTGAATCGGGATACGCTCGACGACAACGCCAAGGCCCTGCGCCGCAAGACCCATGAAACGATCCAGAAAGTCAGTGATGATTTCGGCCGTCGTCATACCTTCAACACCGCCATCGCCGCGGTGATGGAACTGATCAATGAGGTAAGCCGTTTTGAGGGCGACGCCGCCGTCAAACACGAAGCGCTGGAAGCCGCGGTGCTGTTGCTGGCGCCAATCATTCCCCATGCAGCCCATGCCCTGTGGCAAGCGTTGGGTCATGATGAAACGGTGCTGACCGCCGACTGGCCGAGCGTGGATGAAAGCGCCCTGGTGAAAGACAGCATCGAACTGGTGGTGCAGGTGAACGGCAAGGTGCGCGCCAAGCTGACCGTGCCAGCCAACGCGGACAAGGACTCGGTGGAAACCCTTGCCAAGGATGAGCCTAACGTGCAGAAATTCATCGAAGGCAAGACCATCCGCAAGGTCATTGTGGTACCCGGCAAGCTGGTCAACATCGTCGCCAACTAA
- a CDS encoding YdcF family protein, translating into MALTWLALMVLVGATLPAIVRGLLPPLPRRITGVTPQAVVVLGAGRRQHDGQFSLTTRGLGRLQLAARLAHEHGLPLVVSGGQKTSMAVDEPSESALMADQVRRHWPHLQVLQENESRNTWENAVNTAALLAEQRIDEVMLVSDRAHLPRALLCFQSQGVLAQAVWQKRLPRHAWRPSAGALTMVPEIWYEWLALVWYHLRYL; encoded by the coding sequence ATGGCGCTGACCTGGTTGGCACTGATGGTGCTGGTAGGAGCAACCCTCCCGGCCATTGTGCGGGGACTTCTGCCGCCGTTACCCCGGCGAATCACCGGCGTGACGCCCCAGGCGGTGGTGGTACTGGGGGCTGGGCGGCGGCAGCATGACGGCCAGTTCTCCCTGACGACCCGCGGGCTAGGGCGGCTGCAGCTGGCCGCTCGGCTGGCCCATGAGCATGGCTTGCCGCTGGTGGTCAGCGGTGGCCAGAAAACGTCCATGGCGGTGGATGAGCCGTCGGAATCGGCATTGATGGCTGATCAGGTTCGTCGCCACTGGCCTCACCTGCAGGTCTTGCAGGAGAACGAAAGTCGTAATACCTGGGAAAATGCGGTGAATACGGCGGCGTTACTTGCGGAGCAGCGAATCGATGAAGTGATGCTGGTCAGTGATCGCGCCCACCTGCCGCGGGCGTTATTGTGCTTTCAGAGTCAGGGGGTGCTGGCGCAGGCCGTCTGGCAGAAACGTCTTCCCAGACACGCCTGGCGGCCTTCAGCCGGGGCGCTGACCATGGTGCCGGAGATCTGGTACGAGTGGCTGGCGCTGGTGTGGTATCACCTGCGTTATTTGTGA
- a CDS encoding TIGR01244 family sulfur transferase, translating into MTTPKKLTDTLFVAEQLQPEDMAELAKAGFKMVINNRPDGEAEDQPSSTDMAAAAEAAGLAYAHQPVVGSNISETDIDGFDAIVSLSDTPILAFCRTGTRCTTLWALSQADELDNDTILKTAANAGYDLSGLVGRLDQRRG; encoded by the coding sequence ATGACAACCCCGAAGAAATTGACTGACACCCTTTTTGTGGCTGAGCAGCTGCAACCGGAAGATATGGCCGAACTAGCCAAGGCCGGCTTCAAAATGGTGATCAACAATCGCCCTGACGGCGAAGCGGAAGACCAGCCCAGCAGTACTGACATGGCGGCCGCCGCTGAAGCCGCCGGTCTGGCCTATGCCCATCAGCCCGTGGTGGGCAGCAACATCAGCGAGACCGATATCGACGGATTCGACGCGATCGTCTCCCTCTCTGATACACCGATTCTGGCGTTCTGCCGCACCGGCACCCGCTGCACCACCCTGTGGGCCCTGAGCCAGGCGGACGAGCTGGATAACGACACCATTCTCAAGACCGCCGCCAATGCAGGCTACGACCTCAGCGGCCTGGTGGGACGCCTGGATCAGCGTCGGGGGTAA
- a CDS encoding SulP family inorganic anion transporter gives MRLPQWMGASQWLPDYNRQTAAQDGVAAVIVTIMLIPQSLAYAMLAGLPPEVGLYASILPLVVYALFGTSRTLAVGPVAVASLMTAAAASEIAASGSAQYLTAAILLATLSGAFLVLMALFKLGWIASLLSHPVVSGFITASGLLIAASQLKHLLGIPIGGHNLYELGVSLYMHIGDIHWPTVALGGSATLFLFWVRKAFKPLLLKIGFKPFWADLTSKAGPVLAVVVTTLLTAWLHLDKGGLAIVGDIPRGLPGFVMPSLDLALWKQLLVPAILISLIGFVESISVAQTLAAKRRQRINPDQELMGLGTANLASAFSGGFPVTGGFSRSVVNFDAGAQTPMAGVFTAVGIAMTALFLTGLFAFLPKATLAATIVVAVLSLVDLGALRHTWHFSRLDFAAMIITILGVLGFGVEVGVMAGVISSLVLYLWRTNQPHVAEIGLVPGTEHFRNVQRHEVRVSPRILSIRIDEALYFANVRRLEDQIYDAALQRPQTEHVIVNGAAINHLDASAVDGLLSLNQRLSDAGVTLHFSEIKGPVMDQLNLAHFPGQLTGNIYLTHYQAIEDLAPECLKNANHDLHSNDTPVS, from the coding sequence ATGAGACTTCCCCAGTGGATGGGGGCCTCCCAGTGGCTGCCTGACTACAACCGGCAAACCGCAGCCCAGGACGGGGTGGCCGCTGTCATCGTGACCATCATGCTGATCCCTCAGAGTCTGGCCTATGCCATGCTCGCGGGTCTCCCACCGGAAGTGGGGCTGTACGCCAGCATTCTGCCGCTGGTGGTCTATGCCTTGTTCGGCACCAGCCGTACTCTGGCCGTGGGGCCTGTGGCCGTTGCCTCTCTGATGACGGCCGCCGCCGCGAGTGAAATTGCCGCTTCAGGCAGCGCACAGTACCTCACTGCCGCCATCCTGCTGGCCACCCTTTCCGGTGCATTCCTGGTGCTCATGGCCCTGTTCAAGCTGGGCTGGATTGCCAGCCTGCTGTCGCATCCCGTGGTCAGCGGTTTCATTACTGCCTCAGGCCTCCTGATTGCGGCCAGCCAGCTCAAGCATCTGCTCGGCATTCCCATTGGCGGGCATAACCTCTATGAGCTGGGCGTTTCCCTCTACATGCATATCGGAGACATCCACTGGCCCACGGTGGCACTGGGCGGCTCGGCCACCCTGTTTCTGTTCTGGGTGCGCAAGGCCTTCAAGCCCCTACTACTGAAAATCGGTTTCAAGCCTTTCTGGGCAGACCTGACCAGCAAGGCCGGCCCGGTTCTGGCCGTGGTGGTCACCACCCTGCTGACCGCCTGGCTCCACCTGGACAAGGGCGGCCTGGCCATCGTCGGAGACATCCCCCGCGGCCTTCCCGGCTTTGTCATGCCCAGTCTCGATCTGGCACTGTGGAAGCAGTTGCTGGTGCCGGCCATCCTGATCAGCCTGATCGGTTTTGTGGAATCCATTTCCGTGGCCCAGACCCTGGCCGCCAAGCGTCGCCAGCGAATCAATCCCGACCAGGAGCTTATGGGCCTGGGCACCGCGAACCTGGCCAGCGCCTTCAGCGGTGGCTTTCCGGTTACTGGCGGTTTTTCTCGCTCGGTCGTGAACTTTGACGCTGGCGCACAGACACCCATGGCGGGTGTTTTTACCGCCGTTGGCATCGCCATGACAGCACTTTTTCTGACCGGCCTGTTTGCCTTCCTGCCCAAGGCAACCCTGGCTGCCACCATTGTAGTGGCAGTGCTGTCGCTGGTGGATCTGGGCGCCCTCAGACACACCTGGCATTTTTCCAGGCTGGATTTCGCCGCCATGATCATCACCATCCTCGGGGTGTTGGGTTTTGGCGTGGAAGTCGGCGTCATGGCCGGGGTGATCAGTTCGCTGGTGCTGTACCTGTGGCGCACCAACCAGCCCCATGTGGCGGAGATTGGCCTGGTTCCAGGCACTGAACACTTCCGCAATGTGCAGCGCCATGAAGTGCGGGTATCGCCGCGTATCCTCAGCATCCGTATTGATGAGGCTTTGTACTTTGCCAATGTGCGCCGTCTGGAAGACCAGATCTATGATGCCGCATTACAGCGACCGCAAACCGAGCATGTCATTGTCAACGGCGCCGCCATCAACCATCTCGACGCCAGTGCAGTGGATGGTTTGCTCAGCCTCAATCAGCGCCTGAGCGATGCCGGCGTCACCCTGCATTTTTCCGAGATCAAAGGCCCGGTCATGGACCAGCTCAACCTGGCCCATTTCCCGGGGCAGCTGACAGGGAATATTTATTTGACCCATTACCAGGCCATCGAAGATCTGGCGCCGGAGTGTCTCAAAAATGCCAACCATGACTTGCACAGTAACGACACGCCGGTAAGCTGA
- a CDS encoding NAD(P)/FAD-dependent oxidoreductase has protein sequence MPLDDSIWDVVIVGGGAAGIAAAASLLKRKPSLSIAIVEPSDRHYYQPAWTLVGGGCFNQADTCRSTASLIPANAKWIRSRATRLLPQQNQVELENGRHLGYHTLIIAPGLELHWGAIAALEETLGKNGVTSNYRYDLAPYTWECVQNLKQGRALFTQPAMPIKCAGAPQKAMYLSCHHWEEQGCLDNIDVHFHNTGGVLFGVADFVPPLMEYVKRYNAHLNFTSELIAVNGPAKTATFRDTNADGETHERHEAFDMLHVVPPQRAPEFVRNSELANEAGWVAVDEATLQHPHYANVFSLGDACGASNAKTAAAVRKQAPVVAENLLAYLDKRPMTARYAGYGACPLTVEKGKVVLAEFGYGGKLQPSFPLNPVVPRTSMWWLKRYAMPRIYFSLMLKGHEWLAGPEKR, from the coding sequence ATGCCACTTGATGATTCAATCTGGGATGTGGTGATCGTGGGCGGCGGCGCTGCCGGTATTGCGGCGGCCGCCAGCCTGCTCAAGCGCAAACCGTCCCTCTCCATCGCGATCGTTGAGCCCAGCGATCGCCATTACTATCAGCCTGCCTGGACCCTGGTGGGTGGCGGCTGTTTCAATCAAGCCGACACCTGCCGCTCCACCGCCTCACTGATTCCAGCCAACGCCAAGTGGATCCGCAGCCGGGCAACTCGCCTGCTGCCTCAACAGAACCAGGTTGAGCTGGAAAATGGTCGGCACCTGGGCTATCACACCCTGATCATTGCTCCGGGACTGGAACTACACTGGGGCGCCATTGCCGCCCTGGAAGAGACCTTGGGCAAGAACGGGGTCACCAGCAACTACCGCTATGATCTGGCGCCCTATACCTGGGAGTGCGTGCAGAATCTCAAGCAGGGACGCGCCCTGTTCACCCAGCCGGCCATGCCAATCAAGTGCGCCGGTGCGCCGCAAAAAGCCATGTACCTATCCTGCCATCACTGGGAGGAACAGGGCTGTCTGGACAACATCGACGTGCACTTCCACAACACCGGTGGCGTGCTGTTCGGTGTGGCCGACTTTGTGCCGCCGCTGATGGAATATGTGAAGCGCTACAACGCCCACCTCAACTTCACCAGCGAACTGATAGCGGTGAACGGCCCGGCGAAGACCGCCACCTTCCGTGACACCAACGCAGACGGCGAAACCCACGAGCGCCACGAAGCCTTCGATATGCTCCATGTGGTACCCCCCCAGCGCGCCCCGGAATTCGTGCGCAACAGCGAACTGGCCAACGAGGCCGGCTGGGTCGCCGTGGACGAAGCCACCCTGCAGCATCCGCACTACGCCAATGTGTTCAGCCTGGGAGATGCCTGCGGCGCCAGCAACGCCAAGACCGCCGCCGCCGTGCGCAAACAGGCACCGGTAGTGGCAGAGAACCTGCTCGCCTACCTGGACAAGCGCCCCATGACAGCCCGCTACGCCGGTTACGGCGCCTGCCCCCTGACTGTGGAGAAAGGCAAGGTGGTGCTGGCAGAGTTTGGTTATGGCGGCAAACTGCAGCCCAGTTTCCCACTGAATCCTGTCGTGCCCCGTACCAGCATGTGGTGGCTGAAGCGCTACGCCATGCCTCGCATTTACTTCAGTCTGATGCTGAAGGGGCATGAGTGGCTGGCCGGACCGGAAAAACGCTGA
- a CDS encoding MBL fold metallo-hydrolase produces MSRPDVKAFFDHDTNTVSYVVTDPETRHCAIVDSVLDYAPNSGRTRHGSAQQIVDYVKQEKLTVDWLLETHVHADHLSAAPWIQEQLGGKLAIGEHITTVQETFGKVFNAETEFARDGRQFDHLFKDGETYKVGNLEARAMHTPGHTPACMSHVIGDAVFVGDTLFMPDYGTARCDFPGGDARTLYQSIQTLLALPDETRMFLCHDYLPDSRKEYVWETTVADQRKHNIHVHEGISEEEFVAMRESRDATLDMPRLILPSVQVNMRAGHLPPEEDNGVSYLKIPLNAL; encoded by the coding sequence ATGTCACGCCCCGACGTCAAAGCATTCTTTGATCATGACACCAATACCGTCAGCTATGTGGTGACCGATCCGGAAACACGGCACTGCGCCATCGTCGATTCCGTACTGGATTACGCGCCCAATTCCGGCCGCACCCGTCACGGCAGTGCCCAGCAGATTGTTGACTATGTGAAGCAGGAAAAGCTCACCGTCGACTGGCTACTGGAAACCCATGTCCATGCCGATCATCTCTCTGCTGCGCCCTGGATCCAGGAGCAGCTGGGCGGCAAGCTCGCGATTGGCGAGCACATCACCACCGTGCAGGAAACCTTTGGCAAGGTATTCAACGCGGAAACCGAATTTGCCCGCGACGGCCGACAGTTTGATCACCTGTTCAAGGATGGGGAAACCTACAAGGTGGGCAACCTGGAAGCCCGGGCCATGCATACTCCCGGTCACACCCCGGCGTGCATGAGCCATGTCATCGGCGATGCCGTGTTTGTCGGGGATACCCTGTTCATGCCGGACTACGGCACCGCACGCTGTGACTTCCCCGGTGGGGATGCGCGTACCCTCTACCAGTCGATCCAGACACTGCTGGCACTGCCGGATGAAACCCGCATGTTCCTGTGCCACGACTATCTCCCGGACAGCCGCAAGGAATATGTGTGGGAAACCACCGTGGCGGATCAGCGCAAGCACAATATCCATGTACATGAGGGCATCAGCGAAGAGGAATTCGTGGCCATGCGCGAATCCCGCGACGCCACTCTGGACATGCCGCGCCTGATTCTCCCGTCAGTGCAGGTCAACATGCGCGCAGGCCACCTTCCCCCCGAGGAAGACAATGGCGTCAGTTACCTGAAGATTCCACTCAACGCGCTTTAA
- the lnt gene encoding apolipoprotein N-acyltransferase, whose translation MRYRLLALMAGLLFPLAFAPYDLWPMLFVSIAAGFFCQQQAGSAREALLRGWLYGLGMFGFGISWVHVSMHDYGFMPLWMAIPFTAIFAAFLALFYGLSFTLTWRLGRSALVFAGSWLLLDWVRGWFLTGFPWLYAGYGLIDTPLAPLAPIGGVWLLTLAAVLLASTAIQLRQSGPQRWFSLGMSALLLAGTAIAHNLTFTQPNGAMQPVALVQGNIPQDLKWQISMRERTREIYHELTATIPDGHLVIWPESALTDFYQSTPDFVEAEGRALEARGGAFITGVPWRTVDNRGVSYHNSIAAIPLISEDGHERVYHKQKLVPFGEYVPMQSLIRGLIPFFDLPMSGFTPGDPSQANLHTLGHTIAPFICYEILYPEQVATRSHGADALITISNDAWFGTSAGPLQHFQMARMRALETGRWLLRGTNNGVTAVIDEQGKVVDALPQFERDVLLSQYQPRQGTTPFMATGVWPWLLLAVILLVAGSRFRIRE comes from the coding sequence ATGCGTTACCGTTTGCTGGCCCTGATGGCCGGCCTGCTCTTTCCGCTAGCCTTTGCCCCCTACGATCTGTGGCCCATGTTGTTTGTCAGTATTGCGGCAGGCTTCTTTTGCCAACAGCAGGCGGGCAGCGCCCGGGAAGCCCTGCTGCGTGGCTGGCTCTATGGCTTGGGCATGTTTGGTTTCGGCATCAGCTGGGTACATGTTTCCATGCATGATTACGGCTTCATGCCGTTGTGGATGGCCATTCCCTTCACCGCGATCTTTGCCGCCTTTCTGGCTCTCTTCTATGGGCTGAGCTTCACCCTCACTTGGCGTCTGGGCAGATCGGCGCTGGTCTTTGCCGGAAGCTGGCTGCTACTGGACTGGGTACGAGGCTGGTTCCTCACCGGGTTTCCGTGGCTATATGCTGGCTATGGTCTGATCGACACCCCGCTTGCTCCGCTCGCCCCCATTGGCGGTGTCTGGCTACTCACTCTTGCCGCCGTGCTGTTGGCCAGTACCGCGATCCAGTTACGCCAGAGCGGCCCCCAACGCTGGTTTTCACTGGGTATGTCAGCACTACTGCTGGCAGGGACCGCCATCGCGCATAACCTGACTTTTACCCAACCCAATGGCGCGATGCAGCCTGTAGCCCTGGTTCAGGGCAATATTCCCCAGGATCTCAAGTGGCAGATATCCATGCGTGAGCGCACCCGTGAAATCTACCATGAGCTCACCGCCACCATCCCTGATGGTCATCTTGTCATCTGGCCCGAATCAGCACTGACCGATTTCTACCAGAGCACACCGGATTTCGTGGAAGCGGAGGGCAGAGCCCTCGAAGCGCGCGGCGGGGCATTCATTACCGGGGTGCCCTGGCGTACTGTGGACAACCGTGGTGTCTCCTATCACAACAGTATCGCCGCCATTCCGCTGATCTCCGAAGACGGCCATGAGCGGGTCTATCACAAGCAAAAGCTGGTGCCCTTCGGTGAATATGTACCGATGCAATCATTGATTCGCGGGCTGATCCCTTTTTTCGACTTACCCATGTCTGGTTTTACCCCGGGTGATCCGTCACAGGCCAACCTGCACACTCTGGGTCACACCATCGCTCCCTTTATCTGCTATGAGATTCTCTACCCGGAGCAGGTTGCCACACGCAGTCATGGCGCAGACGCCCTGATCACCATCAGCAATGATGCCTGGTTTGGTACGTCCGCCGGCCCGCTACAGCACTTCCAGATGGCACGCATGCGCGCCCTGGAGACCGGTCGATGGCTGCTGCGCGGCACCAACAATGGCGTCACAGCAGTGATCGATGAGCAGGGCAAGGTGGTGGACGCGCTGCCCCAGTTCGAGCGTGATGTGCTGCTCAGCCAGTACCAGCCCCGGCAGGGCACCACCCCGTTCATGGCCACCGGCGTGTGGCCCTGGTTGTTACTGGCAGTGATCCTGCTGGTGGCAGGTTCCCGTTTCAGAATCAGGGAATAG
- a CDS encoding B-box zinc finger protein → MNRFCKYHPGTDALWFCKHDGLYLCQQCVDGRDDNYSEARCLLCNQSVEPFGQGSTAPLWHRLDRFLQYPIQLSLLPALLIWAVVAAVIPPIPALLALAVLGGIPAFGFAQAIMADKAQSRRHYHRQRTPRWQDLSSGLGWAGALLQAAPAIVLLLASMALMTWVSTVAGLVLGGVAMLLMPALWLSIQVHGATPGAWAAAPTYIFSAPRDYLVAALVAVLGWLSSAAVVMVVMDVLPAALTQAVGGALAAYWWLSLAAVCAAMLESHGRLWGLNPGAPRVTQPLAERREHVLLCAGRFDKVLLSSAKVVKTKKASLADWKKNDHLLAILGKDSERQQQVEPYLDVLVAANDWPVALQVITDQRARESNWLPAGPAIRLSIAKGVYDLAPKMVVNLLKDLHQSYPDFDDLGEAYLLLAKTLGEKFGLSGKAEQYLRFVEHKCQSARLRMQINELRQAWAD, encoded by the coding sequence GTGAATCGCTTTTGCAAGTACCATCCGGGCACCGATGCTCTCTGGTTCTGTAAGCATGATGGGCTGTACCTGTGTCAGCAATGTGTGGATGGTCGCGATGATAATTACAGCGAGGCGCGCTGCCTGCTGTGTAACCAGTCCGTCGAACCCTTCGGGCAGGGCAGTACGGCCCCGCTCTGGCATCGACTGGATCGTTTCCTGCAATACCCAATCCAGCTTTCGTTGCTTCCAGCCCTGTTGATCTGGGCGGTGGTAGCGGCTGTCATCCCTCCGATTCCTGCCCTACTGGCATTGGCCGTGCTGGGGGGAATTCCCGCCTTTGGCTTTGCGCAGGCGATCATGGCGGACAAGGCGCAGAGCCGACGTCACTATCATCGTCAGCGTACTCCGCGTTGGCAAGATCTCTCTTCAGGCCTTGGTTGGGCTGGCGCACTGCTCCAGGCCGCCCCAGCGATTGTGTTGCTTCTGGCGTCGATGGCTTTGATGACCTGGGTATCGACGGTGGCTGGGCTAGTGTTGGGTGGGGTTGCCATGCTGCTGATGCCTGCGCTGTGGTTATCGATTCAGGTGCATGGGGCGACGCCCGGTGCCTGGGCTGCAGCGCCCACCTATATATTCTCCGCACCTCGGGATTATCTGGTTGCCGCCTTGGTGGCTGTGCTGGGCTGGTTGTCATCTGCGGCAGTGGTCATGGTGGTGATGGATGTCCTGCCGGCAGCGTTGACCCAGGCGGTGGGAGGGGCATTGGCCGCTTACTGGTGGTTGTCTCTCGCTGCCGTGTGCGCTGCCATGCTGGAAAGCCACGGGCGCCTCTGGGGGCTGAATCCAGGGGCCCCCCGGGTGACCCAGCCACTTGCAGAGCGTCGAGAGCATGTGCTGTTGTGTGCCGGCCGCTTCGATAAGGTGCTCTTGTCTTCAGCCAAGGTGGTGAAAACCAAGAAGGCCAGTCTGGCGGATTGGAAAAAAAATGATCATCTGCTGGCGATTCTTGGCAAGGATAGTGAGCGCCAGCAGCAGGTAGAGCCCTACCTGGATGTGCTGGTGGCTGCCAATGACTGGCCCGTGGCTTTGCAAGTCATTACTGATCAGCGCGCACGGGAGAGTAATTGGTTGCCCGCCGGGCCTGCCATCAGACTGAGCATCGCCAAGGGGGTTTATGACCTCGCACCGAAGATGGTGGTGAACTTGCTAAAAGACTTGCACCAAAGTTACCCGGATTTTGATGACTTGGGGGAGGCCTATTTGTTGTTGGCCAAAACACTGGGGGAAAAATTCGGGTTATCTGGAAAAGCAGAGCAGTATCTGCGCTTTGTGGAACACAAATGCCAGAGTGCGAGGTTGCGCATGCAGATTAATGAATTGCGGCAGGCATGGGCGGATTAG